One stretch of Janibacter limosus DNA includes these proteins:
- the argJ gene encoding bifunctional glutamate N-acetyltransferase/amino-acid acetyltransferase ArgJ, whose protein sequence is MSTTTPAGFRASGVTAGLKASGRSDVALVVNDGPDHHVAAVFTTNRVEAAPVTWSRQVVADGRADAVILNSGGANAITGGQGFQDTHTTAEHTAHTLGVAAGDVVVCSTGLIGELLPMDKLSAGVTAAATCLDAEGGAAAAEAIMTTDTVSKTAAAARDGWSVGGMAKGAGMLAPALATMLVVITTDAVTSAEDLDAALREATRTTFDRIDSDGCMSTNDTVVVMASGASGRPVDRADLTEAIREVSADLARQLIGDAEGAAHDIEIVVRNAASEEDGLEVARSIARNNLFKCAIFGKDPNWGRVLAAVGTTTAAFEPAQLDVSMNGVQVCRACGVGEDRALVDLEQREVRVEVDLHAGSHEVTVWTNDLTHDYVHENSAYST, encoded by the coding sequence GTGAGCACGACGACTCCCGCAGGATTCCGCGCCAGCGGTGTGACCGCCGGCCTCAAGGCGAGCGGTCGCTCCGACGTGGCCCTGGTCGTCAACGACGGTCCTGACCACCACGTCGCTGCGGTCTTCACGACCAACCGGGTCGAGGCCGCACCGGTCACGTGGTCACGGCAGGTCGTGGCCGACGGCCGCGCGGACGCTGTCATCCTCAACTCCGGAGGTGCCAACGCGATCACCGGTGGCCAAGGCTTCCAGGACACTCACACCACCGCCGAGCACACGGCGCACACCCTGGGAGTCGCCGCAGGCGATGTCGTCGTGTGCAGCACCGGCCTCATCGGCGAGCTGCTCCCGATGGACAAGCTGAGCGCCGGCGTGACTGCTGCCGCCACCTGCCTCGACGCCGAAGGGGGAGCTGCCGCCGCCGAGGCGATCATGACCACGGACACGGTGTCCAAGACGGCTGCCGCCGCCCGTGACGGGTGGAGCGTCGGCGGCATGGCCAAGGGGGCGGGCATGCTCGCCCCGGCGCTGGCCACGATGCTCGTCGTCATCACGACCGATGCCGTGACGAGCGCCGAGGACCTCGATGCCGCGCTGCGCGAGGCGACCCGGACCACCTTCGACCGGATCGACTCCGACGGGTGCATGTCGACCAACGACACCGTCGTCGTCATGGCGTCCGGAGCCTCCGGTCGACCGGTCGACCGGGCTGACCTCACCGAGGCCATCCGTGAGGTCAGTGCAGACCTGGCCCGCCAGCTCATCGGCGATGCCGAGGGTGCGGCCCACGACATCGAGATCGTCGTGCGCAACGCGGCCAGCGAGGAGGACGGGCTCGAGGTCGCCCGGAGCATCGCCCGCAACAACCTCTTCAAGTGCGCCATCTTCGGCAAGGACCCCAACTGGGGTCGCGTCCTCGCGGCGGTCGGGACGACCACGGCGGCCTTCGAGCCCGCGCAGCTGGACGTGTCGATGAACGGCGTCCAGGTGTGTCGCGCATGCGGCGTCGGCGAGGACCGTGCCCTCGTCGACCTCGAGCAGCGGGAGGTGCGGGTCGAGGTGGACCTGCACGCCGGCTCCCACGAGGTGACGGTCTGGACCAACGACCTCACGCACGACTACGTCCACGAAAACTCCGCCTACTCCACCTGA
- the argB gene encoding acetylglutamate kinase, with amino-acid sequence MPDNSTLRGAIDAAALRVAQSKAMTLVEALPWLERFRGALVVIKYGGNAMTDDALKAAFAEDIVFLRLAGLRPVVVHGGGPQIQAMLDRLGLESEFKGGLRVTTPEVMDVVRMVLTGQVGRELVGLLNQHGPVAVGLSGEDAGLFGGRRKSVTIDGELVDIGLVGDVETVNPAAVLDILDAGRIPVVSTIAPDLDGEGQVLNVNADTAASALAVALRAHKLVVLTDVDGVYADWPDRDSLLSHLTASGARDLLTRVDSGMIPKLEACIRAVTEGVPQAHVVDGRQPHSMLLELFTSEGFGTMILPDPQDDDDQGEGSPS; translated from the coding sequence ATGCCTGACAACTCCACCCTGCGCGGCGCCATCGACGCCGCGGCCCTGCGGGTCGCCCAGTCCAAGGCGATGACCCTCGTCGAGGCACTGCCGTGGCTCGAGCGCTTCCGCGGCGCGCTCGTCGTCATCAAGTACGGCGGCAACGCGATGACCGACGACGCCCTCAAGGCGGCCTTTGCCGAGGACATCGTCTTCCTGCGGTTGGCCGGGCTGCGTCCCGTCGTCGTCCACGGTGGAGGCCCGCAGATCCAGGCGATGCTCGACCGGCTCGGTCTCGAGAGCGAGTTCAAGGGCGGCCTGCGCGTCACGACCCCCGAGGTCATGGACGTCGTGCGGATGGTCCTGACCGGTCAGGTCGGTCGCGAGCTCGTCGGCCTGCTCAACCAGCACGGACCCGTGGCCGTGGGTCTCTCCGGCGAGGACGCCGGTCTCTTCGGCGGTCGCCGCAAGAGCGTGACCATCGACGGCGAGCTCGTCGACATCGGCCTTGTCGGTGACGTCGAGACGGTGAACCCGGCAGCGGTCCTGGACATCCTCGACGCCGGCCGCATCCCCGTCGTCTCGACCATCGCGCCCGACCTCGACGGCGAGGGCCAGGTGCTCAACGTCAACGCAGACACCGCCGCCTCAGCACTCGCGGTAGCACTGCGCGCTCACAAGCTGGTCGTCCTCACCGATGTCGACGGTGTCTACGCCGACTGGCCCGACCGCGACTCACTCCTGTCGCACCTGACCGCCTCGGGTGCCCGCGATCTGCTGACGCGCGTCGACTCGGGCATGATCCCCAAGCTCGAAGCATGCATCCGCGCCGTCACCGAAGGTGTCCCGCAGGCGCACGTCGTCGACGGACGCCAACCCCACTCGATGCTTCTGGAGCTGTTCACCTCCGAGGGCTTCGGCACGATGATCCTGCCCGACCCGCAGGACGACGACGACCAGGGCGAAGGGAGCCCGTCATGA
- a CDS encoding acetylornithine transaminase yields the protein MTEISASHQVLLERYRASHIGVFGLPGLVLARGDGAYVWDVDGNRYLDLLGGIAVNALGHGHPELVGAISKQAAELVHVSNFFTTPAQIEAAEAVLRIAQAPQGSGVFFCNSGSEAVETAIKLSRRTGRTGIVAVGGAFHGRTTGAVSLTHKEAYRAPFEPLLPGVLHVAPGDVEALRAAVGPDTAMVLLEPIQGEAGVVAPPVGYLAAAREITRDAGALLVLDEIQTGIGRTGAWFAHQLEGVVPDAITIAKGLGGGVPIGGLVTFGPEVTGLLTAGQHGSTFGGNPLACSAALAVLATIESEGLLEHAVAAGDFLVDRVEALAHPLVTGVRGAGLLRAITLAQPIAPAVARLARSHGFIVNPVAADALRLAPPLVITTDQLATFVDALPAILDEAVKESA from the coding sequence ATGACTGAGATCTCCGCCTCGCACCAGGTGTTGCTGGAGCGTTACCGCGCCAGCCACATCGGCGTCTTCGGGCTGCCCGGGCTCGTCCTCGCGCGAGGCGACGGCGCCTACGTCTGGGACGTCGACGGCAACCGATACCTCGACCTGCTCGGCGGCATCGCCGTCAATGCCCTCGGCCACGGGCACCCCGAGCTCGTGGGGGCCATCTCCAAGCAGGCCGCCGAGCTGGTGCACGTCAGCAACTTCTTCACAACGCCTGCCCAGATCGAGGCCGCCGAGGCCGTGCTGCGCATCGCGCAGGCACCACAGGGTTCGGGAGTCTTCTTCTGCAACAGCGGGTCCGAGGCGGTCGAGACGGCCATCAAGCTGTCGCGGCGCACCGGGCGCACCGGCATCGTCGCGGTCGGCGGCGCCTTCCACGGCCGGACCACCGGAGCCGTGAGCCTGACCCACAAGGAGGCCTACCGGGCCCCCTTCGAGCCCTTGCTGCCCGGGGTGTTGCACGTCGCGCCGGGCGATGTCGAGGCACTGCGAGCGGCTGTCGGTCCCGACACGGCGATGGTCCTGCTCGAGCCGATCCAGGGTGAGGCCGGTGTCGTGGCACCGCCGGTGGGGTACCTCGCTGCCGCACGTGAGATCACCCGTGACGCCGGCGCCCTGCTCGTGCTGGACGAGATCCAGACCGGTATCGGCCGCACGGGGGCCTGGTTCGCCCACCAGCTCGAGGGCGTCGTCCCCGACGCGATCACCATCGCCAAGGGGCTCGGCGGGGGAGTGCCCATCGGGGGGCTCGTCACCTTCGGCCCCGAGGTGACCGGTCTGCTCACGGCGGGTCAGCACGGCTCGACCTTCGGCGGCAACCCGCTGGCCTGCAGCGCCGCACTGGCCGTCCTGGCGACCATCGAGTCCGAGGGCCTCCTCGAGCACGCTGTCGCCGCCGGCGACTTCCTCGTCGACCGCGTCGAGGCCCTGGCGCACCCGCTCGTCACCGGGGTGCGCGGCGCCGGGCTGCTGCGCGCCATCACCCTCGCCCAGCCGATCGCACCCGCCGTCGCCCGACTCGCCCGCAGCCACGGCTTCATCGTCAACCCGGTGGCCGCCGATGCGCTGCGCCTCGCACCGCCGCTCGTCATCACCACCGACCAGCTCGCCACCTTCGTCGACGCCCTCCCGGCGATCCTCGACGAGGCCGTCAAGGAGTCCGCATGA
- the argF gene encoding ornithine carbamoyltransferase, with protein MTARHLLADDDLTAQEQSEVLDLAAALKADRHAEQPLAGPRAVAIIFDKPTLRTQLSFATGVAELGGYPMAVDGNLAQIGTRESIADVARVVGRQVSAIVWRTHGQDRLEEMAAHVDVPVVNALTDDYHPCQLLADLLTIREHKGATAGRTIAYVGDGANNMSHSYLLACALAGMHVRIGTPSTHQPSADVLARAERIAAEQGGSVLVTDDPVAAVIDADVVATDTWVSMGMEGEKGDRTGQSSPFAPFAVTRELMAQAADDAIVLHCLPAYRGLEIAAEVIDGEQSVVWDEAENRLHAQKALLTFLLRASS; from the coding sequence ATGACCGCCCGCCACCTGCTCGCCGACGACGACCTGACCGCGCAGGAGCAGAGCGAGGTCCTCGACCTGGCTGCCGCCCTCAAGGCGGACCGGCACGCCGAGCAGCCGCTCGCCGGCCCGCGTGCCGTCGCGATCATCTTCGACAAGCCGACGCTGCGCACCCAGCTCTCCTTCGCGACGGGGGTCGCCGAGCTCGGCGGGTACCCGATGGCGGTCGACGGCAACCTGGCCCAGATCGGTACCCGTGAGTCGATCGCCGACGTCGCCCGTGTCGTCGGGCGCCAGGTCAGCGCGATCGTGTGGCGCACGCACGGTCAGGACCGGTTGGAGGAGATGGCCGCCCATGTCGACGTGCCGGTCGTCAATGCCCTGACCGACGACTACCACCCCTGCCAGCTGCTGGCCGACCTGCTGACGATCCGGGAGCACAAGGGCGCCACGGCCGGGCGCACCATCGCCTACGTCGGTGACGGGGCCAACAACATGTCCCACTCCTACCTGCTCGCGTGCGCCCTCGCCGGGATGCACGTGCGGATCGGGACGCCGAGCACGCACCAGCCGTCCGCGGACGTCCTCGCCCGTGCCGAACGCATCGCCGCAGAGCAGGGCGGCTCCGTGCTCGTCACCGACGACCCGGTCGCTGCGGTGATCGATGCGGATGTCGTCGCCACCGACACCTGGGTATCGATGGGCATGGAGGGGGAGAAGGGGGACCGCACCGGCCAGTCCTCGCCCTTCGCTCCCTTCGCCGTCACGCGCGAGCTCATGGCGCAGGCCGCCGATGACGCCATCGTCTTGCACTGCCTGCCCGCCTACCGCGGTCTCGAGATCGCGGCCGAGGTC